From a region of the Agromyces ramosus genome:
- the cysK gene encoding cysteine synthase A encodes MAQVFDNITEVFGRTPLVRLNRVTDGAEATVLAKLEFYNPSSSVKDRLGVGIVDAAEASGELQPGGTIVEGTSGNTGIALAMIGAARGYRVVIAMPETMSRERRGLLRAYGAELVLTPGSEGMKGAVARAEQIAAETPGAVLAKQFENQANVDVHRRTTAEEVWDDTDGGVDIFVSGIGTGGTLTGVGQVLKERKPDVRIVGVEPAESAILNGGQPGPHKIQGIGANFVPAILDREVYDEIIDVNIDQAVATARRLGVEEGILGGISSGATVYAAAELAKRPENAGKTIVVIVASYGERYLSTVLYEGLLD; translated from the coding sequence ATGGCCCAGGTCTTCGACAACATCACCGAGGTCTTCGGTCGCACTCCGCTCGTGCGACTGAACCGCGTCACCGACGGCGCGGAGGCGACCGTGCTCGCCAAGCTCGAGTTCTACAACCCCTCCTCGAGCGTCAAGGACCGCCTCGGCGTGGGCATCGTCGACGCCGCCGAGGCATCGGGTGAGCTGCAGCCCGGCGGCACCATCGTCGAGGGCACGAGCGGCAACACCGGCATCGCGCTCGCGATGATCGGGGCCGCCCGCGGCTACCGGGTGGTCATCGCGATGCCCGAGACCATGAGCCGGGAGCGTCGCGGCCTCCTGCGCGCGTACGGCGCCGAGCTCGTGCTCACCCCCGGCTCCGAGGGCATGAAGGGCGCCGTCGCACGCGCCGAGCAGATCGCGGCCGAGACCCCGGGCGCGGTGCTCGCGAAGCAGTTCGAGAACCAGGCCAACGTCGACGTCCACCGCCGCACGACCGCCGAAGAGGTCTGGGACGACACCGATGGCGGCGTCGACATCTTCGTGTCGGGCATCGGCACCGGCGGCACCCTCACCGGCGTCGGCCAGGTGCTGAAGGAGCGCAAGCCGGACGTCCGGATCGTGGGCGTCGAGCCCGCCGAGTCCGCCATCCTGAACGGCGGCCAGCCCGGACCCCACAAGATCCAGGGCATCGGCGCGAACTTCGTGCCCGCGATCCTCGACCGCGAGGTCTACGACGAGATCATCGACGTGAACATCGACCAGGCCGTCGCCACGGCGCGCCGGCTCGGCGTCGAGGAGGGCATCCTCGGCGGCATCTCGTCGGGCGCCACCGTGTACGCGGCCGCCGAGCTCGCCAAGCGGCCCGAGAACGCCGGCAAGACCATCGTCGTCATCGTCGCGAGCTACGGCGAGCGGTACCTGTCCACGGTGCTGTACGAAGGTCTGCTTGACTGA
- the epsC gene encoding serine O-acetyltransferase EpsC, producing the protein MGILARLREDIATARSHDPASRNATEVVLAYSGLHAIWGYRVMHGLWRAGYRLPARLGSQFVRFLTGVEIHPGAVIGRRFFIDHGMGVVIGETAVLGDDVMIYHGVTLGGKAPRGAPRGAKRHPTLEDGVTVGAGAKVLGNVIIGAWSAIGANAVVTKDAPAHSLVVGIPASFKPLSHETADAARGMHDWHII; encoded by the coding sequence GTGGGAATCCTCGCCAGGCTCAGGGAAGACATCGCGACCGCCCGGTCGCACGACCCCGCCTCGCGGAACGCCACCGAAGTGGTCCTCGCCTATTCGGGGCTCCACGCCATCTGGGGCTATCGCGTCATGCATGGCCTCTGGCGCGCCGGCTACCGGCTTCCGGCGCGGCTCGGGTCGCAGTTCGTGCGATTCCTCACCGGCGTCGAGATCCATCCCGGAGCCGTCATCGGCCGCCGCTTCTTCATCGACCACGGCATGGGCGTCGTCATCGGCGAGACCGCCGTGCTCGGCGATGACGTGATGATCTACCACGGGGTGACGCTCGGCGGCAAGGCGCCGCGGGGCGCGCCGCGCGGCGCGAAGCGGCATCCGACGCTCGAAGACGGCGTCACGGTGGGCGCGGGGGCCAAAGTGCTCGGCAACGTCATCATCGGCGCGTGGAGCGCGATCGGCGCCAACGCGGTCGTGACGAAGGATGCCCCGGCGCACTCGCTCGTCGTCGGAATCCCGGCTTCGTTCAAGCCGCTCTCGCACGAGACCGCCGACGCCGCGCGCGGCATGCACGACTGGCACATCATCTAG
- the prmC gene encoding peptide chain release factor N(5)-glutamine methyltransferase produces the protein MLRGVRDDAVARLAAAGVPDPEVDADLLVGHVLGLSRGGVQAKLVMGAEIGATDAATLGRLVERRAHREPLQHLTGRAAFRSLDLAVGPGVFVPRPETEEVAQLAIDSLRAAAEPEPIAVDLGSGSGAIALALATEVPYARVWAVENSPEAFPWTRRNVDEVAAPNLELVFADLATALPELDGLVAVVVSNPPYVPLAEMPADPEVRMYDPERALYGGVDGLDVVRVLSRRALALLRPGGALVIEHGERQSTEISELLAADGWRAISHHRDLTTRDRATTAVR, from the coding sequence ATGTTGCGAGGCGTGCGCGACGACGCCGTCGCACGACTCGCTGCGGCGGGAGTGCCCGACCCTGAGGTCGACGCCGACCTCCTCGTGGGGCATGTGCTCGGCCTGTCGCGGGGCGGCGTGCAGGCCAAGCTCGTCATGGGCGCCGAGATCGGGGCGACGGATGCCGCGACGCTCGGTCGCCTCGTCGAGCGCCGTGCGCATCGCGAGCCGCTGCAGCACCTCACGGGTCGGGCGGCGTTCCGCTCGCTCGACCTGGCCGTGGGGCCCGGGGTCTTCGTGCCGCGCCCCGAGACCGAGGAGGTCGCGCAGCTCGCCATCGACTCCCTGCGCGCGGCGGCGGAACCCGAGCCGATCGCCGTCGACCTCGGCTCGGGCAGCGGCGCGATCGCGCTCGCACTCGCAACCGAGGTGCCGTACGCCAGGGTCTGGGCGGTCGAGAACTCGCCCGAGGCATTCCCGTGGACGCGGCGCAACGTCGATGAGGTCGCGGCGCCCAACCTCGAGCTCGTCTTCGCCGACCTGGCCACGGCCCTGCCCGAGCTCGACGGCCTCGTCGCGGTCGTCGTGTCGAACCCGCCCTACGTGCCGCTCGCCGAGATGCCCGCCGACCCCGAGGTGCGCATGTACGACCCCGAGCGCGCCCTGTACGGGGGCGTCGACGGGCTCGACGTCGTGAGGGTGCTGTCACGGCGCGCGCTGGCGCTGCTGCGGCCCGGGGGAGCGCTCGTGATCGAGCACGGCGAGCGGCAGTCGACCGAGATCTCCGAACTGCTCGCCGCCGACGGCTGGCGCGCGATCTCGCATCATCGTGACCTCACGACCCGTGATCGGGCGACAACCGCTGTGCGGTGA
- a CDS encoding TetR/AcrR family transcriptional regulator produces the protein MSDRTRPDADRPEPELPRAVALAWGVATHPQRGPKRELSIERIVDAAIEIADAEGLAAVSMSRVAASLGFTTMSLYRYVTSKDDLILLMQERASDVVVPDSTAEQSWSWREGVTAWVLAIRAGYSAHPWLVDIPISGAPITPNSLTIVDWFLHEVRALPLSDGEKMSTLLLLTSYSRATSAQERDISAAAAAAADPGDVTGENFFATLAEHVTPERFPDLAPLLAAGGYIGNPVDLEGDLDDDFSFGLERILDGIEYHVGRLERGAPTTQVEQLPTVLDPPRDKAVREAAKARREAEKALREAQKREREAVKHALERAKYEREKLERGK, from the coding sequence ATGAGCGATCGCACGCGACCCGACGCCGATCGACCCGAGCCCGAGCTCCCGCGGGCCGTCGCCCTCGCCTGGGGCGTCGCGACGCACCCCCAGCGCGGGCCGAAGCGCGAACTCTCGATCGAGCGCATCGTCGATGCCGCCATCGAGATCGCCGACGCCGAGGGCCTCGCCGCCGTCTCGATGAGCCGGGTCGCGGCATCACTCGGCTTCACGACGATGTCGCTCTACCGTTACGTGACGAGTAAAGACGACCTCATCCTGCTCATGCAGGAGCGCGCGAGCGACGTCGTCGTCCCCGACTCCACCGCAGAGCAGAGCTGGAGCTGGCGCGAGGGCGTCACCGCGTGGGTGCTCGCGATCCGCGCCGGCTACAGCGCACATCCGTGGCTCGTCGACATCCCGATCTCCGGTGCGCCGATCACCCCGAACAGCCTCACCATCGTCGACTGGTTCCTTCACGAGGTGCGCGCACTCCCCCTGAGCGACGGCGAGAAGATGTCGACGCTGCTGCTGCTCACGAGCTACTCCCGCGCGACGAGCGCCCAGGAGCGCGACATCAGCGCCGCCGCCGCGGCAGCCGCCGACCCCGGCGACGTCACGGGCGAGAACTTCTTCGCGACGCTCGCCGAGCACGTGACCCCCGAGCGCTTCCCCGACCTCGCCCCGCTCCTCGCCGCGGGCGGCTACATCGGCAACCCCGTCGATCTCGAGGGCGACCTCGACGACGACTTCTCATTCGGCCTCGAGCGGATCCTCGACGGCATCGAGTACCACGTCGGCCGCCTGGAGCGCGGAGCGCCGACGACGCAGGTGGAGCAATTGCCGACGGTGCTCGATCCGCCCCGCGACAAGGCGGTGCGCGAGGCGGCGAAGGCACGGCGCGAGGCCGAGAAGGCGCTCCGCGAGGCGCAGAAGCGCGAACGCGAAGCCGTCAAGCACGCACTCGAGCGCGCGAAGTACGAGCGCGAGAAGCTCGAGCGCGGCAAGTAG
- a CDS encoding L-threonylcarbamoyladenylate synthase has translation MTAIYDCSVESQLLTGMRLARGAIGRGELVVIPTDTVYGVAADAFDAKAVARLLDAKGRDRTSPPPVLIPGIPTLDALASEVPEPVRRLVAEFWPGGLTVILRAQPSLQWDLGETRGTVALRMPANPIALELLSETGPLAVSSANLSGQPSAVTASNAAEMLGDSVAVYLDGGTAGSDYEPIGERPGDTSSTIVDATGIRDGEGTLRIVRAGVISRERIAAVVGDELLAPEASASTAASASAVASEPSGASASPAASDSPPADEADAAAS, from the coding sequence ATGACTGCCATCTACGACTGTTCAGTCGAATCCCAGCTGCTCACCGGCATGCGCCTCGCTCGCGGCGCCATCGGGCGCGGCGAACTCGTGGTCATCCCCACCGACACCGTCTACGGCGTCGCCGCCGACGCGTTCGACGCGAAGGCGGTCGCACGCCTCCTCGACGCGAAGGGCCGTGACCGCACGTCGCCGCCGCCCGTGCTGATCCCCGGCATCCCCACACTCGACGCGCTCGCGAGCGAGGTTCCCGAGCCGGTGCGTCGCCTCGTCGCCGAGTTCTGGCCGGGTGGCCTCACGGTCATCCTGCGAGCACAGCCCTCGCTGCAGTGGGACCTCGGCGAGACGCGCGGCACGGTCGCGCTCCGCATGCCCGCCAACCCGATCGCCCTCGAGCTCCTCTCCGAGACCGGCCCGCTCGCGGTCTCGTCGGCGAATCTCTCAGGGCAGCCCTCGGCGGTCACGGCATCGAATGCCGCGGAGATGCTCGGCGACTCGGTCGCCGTCTACCTCGACGGCGGCACGGCGGGCTCCGACTACGAGCCCATCGGAGAGCGCCCCGGCGACACGTCGTCGACCATCGTCGACGCGACGGGCATCCGCGACGGCGAGGGCACACTCCGCATCGTGCGCGCCGGTGTCATCTCGAGGGAGCGCATCGCCGCCGTCGTCGGCGACGAGCTCCTCGCACCCGAGGCATCCGCATCGACCGCTGCTTCGGCGTCGGCCGTCGCATCCGAGCCCTCCGGTGCATCCGCGTCGCCCGCCGCATCCGATTCGCCGCCCGCCGACGAAGCGGACGCCGCCGCCTCATGA
- a CDS encoding ATP-binding cassette domain-containing protein has translation MNLAIEARGLHKRFGRTDVLAGLDIAVPAGTVFALLGPNGAGKTTTINILTTLVRPDAGSAHVAGFDVVTSADEVKRRISLTGQSAAVDEVLTGTENLVMMGRLSGLTRRAARARAGELLERFELADAAGRRVGTYSGGMRRRLDLSLSLVVDVPILFLDEPTTGLDTRSRQELWSVIRSLADAGTTVFLTTQYLEEADRLADRIAVLDGGRVAAEGTADELKARIGGDVVELRDIDGTLLTERPTDGSVHGLRAAIDELDRTAAASGPGVQVSIRRPSLDDVFLAITGGPARAASTAAASAPELIESK, from the coding sequence ATGAACCTCGCCATCGAAGCGCGCGGATTGCACAAGCGATTCGGGCGCACCGACGTGCTCGCCGGTCTCGACATCGCGGTGCCCGCCGGCACCGTCTTCGCCCTGCTCGGGCCGAACGGCGCCGGCAAGACGACGACCATCAACATCCTCACGACGCTCGTACGCCCCGACGCCGGCAGCGCCCACGTCGCCGGGTTCGACGTCGTCACGAGCGCTGATGAAGTCAAGCGGCGCATCAGCCTGACCGGCCAGTCGGCCGCCGTCGACGAGGTGCTCACCGGCACCGAGAACCTCGTCATGATGGGTCGGCTCTCCGGGCTCACCCGTCGGGCGGCGCGAGCACGAGCCGGCGAGCTCCTCGAGCGATTCGAGCTGGCGGATGCCGCCGGCCGCCGTGTCGGCACCTACTCGGGCGGCATGCGGCGGCGCCTCGACCTCTCGCTGAGCCTCGTCGTCGACGTGCCGATCCTGTTCCTCGACGAGCCCACGACCGGCCTCGACACCCGCAGCCGCCAGGAGTTGTGGAGCGTCATCCGCTCGCTCGCCGATGCGGGCACCACGGTCTTCCTCACGACCCAGTACCTGGAGGAGGCCGACCGGCTCGCCGACCGCATCGCCGTGCTCGACGGCGGCCGTGTCGCCGCCGAGGGCACCGCCGACGAGCTCAAGGCGCGCATCGGCGGCGATGTCGTCGAGCTCCGCGACATCGACGGCACGCTGCTCACCGAACGGCCCACCGACGGGAGCGTGCACGGACTCCGCGCCGCGATCGACGAGCTCGACCGCACTGCGGCGGCGTCCGGGCCCGGGGTGCAGGTCTCGATTCGCCGCCCCAGCCTCGACGACGTCTTCCTCGCCATCACGGGCGGCCCGGCGAGGGCCGCGAGCACCGCCGCGGCATCCGCCCCCGAACTCATCGAATCGAAGTGA
- the atpB gene encoding F0F1 ATP synthase subunit A — MSTDDGGFHGPSINEFFPGALLFEDTIFSIDRIQLVRFVAVVAIILVFWLGTRRMSIVPGRFQSLVEMGLDLVRVNIADDLLGKKDGKRFLPLLTTIFFMVLFMNLTGVIPFLNIAGTSVIGVPLVLAIVAYVTFIYAGIKKSPKNFFKNSLFPSGVPWPVYIIVTPIEFISTFIIRPITLTLRLMMNMIVGHLLLVLFFAATQFFVFSLGGGWVVLGAGTLAFGLVFTLFEVLVAVLQAYVFALLTAVYIQLAVAEEH; from the coding sequence ATGTCAACCGACGATGGTGGCTTCCACGGCCCATCGATCAATGAGTTCTTCCCGGGGGCGCTCCTCTTCGAGGACACGATCTTCTCGATCGACCGCATTCAGTTGGTGCGCTTCGTCGCGGTAGTCGCGATCATCCTCGTGTTCTGGCTCGGCACCCGCCGCATGAGCATCGTGCCGGGGCGCTTCCAGAGTCTCGTCGAGATGGGCCTCGACCTCGTTCGCGTGAACATCGCCGACGACCTCCTCGGCAAGAAAGACGGCAAGCGGTTCCTGCCGCTGCTCACCACGATCTTCTTCATGGTGCTGTTCATGAACCTCACGGGCGTCATCCCGTTCCTGAACATCGCCGGCACGTCCGTCATCGGCGTGCCCCTCGTGCTCGCGATCGTCGCCTACGTCACCTTCATCTACGCGGGCATCAAGAAGAGCCCCAAGAACTTCTTCAAGAACTCGCTCTTCCCATCGGGTGTGCCCTGGCCGGTCTACATCATCGTCACGCCGATCGAGTTCATCTCGACCTTCATCATCCGGCCGATCACGCTCACGCTCCGACTCATGATGAACATGATCGTCGGGCACCTCCTGCTCGTGCTCTTCTTCGCGGCAACCCAGTTCTTCGTCTTCTCGCTCGGCGGCGGTTGGGTCGTCCTCGGTGCCGGCACCCTGGCCTTCGGCCTCGTGTTCACGCTGTTCGAGGTGCTCGTCGCCGTCCTGCAGGCCTACGTCTTTGCACTCCTCACCGCCGTCTACATCCAGCTCGCGGTGGCAGAAGAGCACTGA
- a CDS encoding MraY family glycosyltransferase, producing MTLFLILAFVAALVTFLGSILVWKLSLKYRLYPKIRDRDVHTRPTPRLGGIAMFVGIVAAICGAAFLSTFGSSRFAILSIIFQNPWQIVAILGAALLIVLIGVADDIWDLDWTTKLAGQFIAAGLIAWQGVTIVSLPIAGRTVGSSWMSAAITVFAIVLVMNAINFIDGLDGLVAGVALIANGTFFLYTYLLVQKTSPQNYFNLASLLAVVLVGACIGFLPLNWHPAKLFMGDAGALLIGLLMATSAIAVTGQIDPFSIGGGELVPAFIPIILPFAVLVIPLLDFGLAVIRRLRAGKSPFAADRKHLHHRLLDMGHSHLNAVLIFYAWTAVASIGCLLSFVFPVYFGIPSWWALVLLIVGFLVCAVLTLAPLGRRKRLTVAAEESETGVSSFDELEGAVPTAADAGDRRAESADPETGAA from the coding sequence ATGACCCTCTTCCTCATACTCGCCTTCGTCGCCGCCCTCGTCACGTTCCTCGGGTCGATCCTCGTCTGGAAGCTGAGCCTGAAGTACCGGCTCTACCCGAAGATCCGCGATCGCGACGTGCACACCCGTCCGACCCCGCGCCTCGGCGGCATCGCGATGTTCGTCGGCATCGTCGCGGCCATCTGCGGGGCGGCGTTCCTCTCGACCTTCGGCTCCTCACGGTTCGCGATCCTCTCGATCATCTTCCAGAACCCCTGGCAGATCGTCGCGATCCTGGGTGCGGCGCTGCTCATCGTGCTGATCGGCGTCGCAGACGACATCTGGGACCTCGACTGGACGACCAAGCTCGCCGGCCAGTTCATCGCCGCCGGGCTCATCGCCTGGCAGGGCGTGACGATCGTGTCGCTCCCGATCGCCGGGCGCACGGTGGGGTCGTCGTGGATGAGCGCCGCGATCACGGTGTTCGCGATCGTGCTCGTCATGAACGCGATCAACTTCATCGACGGACTCGACGGCCTCGTCGCGGGTGTCGCCCTCATCGCCAACGGCACGTTCTTCCTCTACACCTACCTGCTCGTGCAGAAGACGTCGCCGCAGAACTACTTCAACCTCGCCTCGCTGCTCGCGGTGGTGCTCGTGGGAGCCTGCATCGGATTCCTCCCGCTCAACTGGCATCCGGCGAAGCTCTTCATGGGCGACGCGGGTGCCCTGCTGATCGGTCTCCTGATGGCGACGTCGGCGATCGCCGTCACCGGCCAGATCGACCCGTTCTCGATCGGCGGCGGCGAGCTCGTGCCCGCGTTCATCCCGATCATCCTGCCGTTCGCGGTGCTCGTGATCCCATTGCTCGACTTCGGCCTCGCCGTGATCCGCCGGCTGCGCGCCGGCAAGTCGCCGTTCGCCGCCGACCGCAAGCACCTGCACCACCGGCTCCTCGACATGGGGCACTCGCACCTGAACGCGGTCCTCATCTTCTACGCCTGGACCGCGGTGGCCTCGATCGGATGCCTCCTCTCCTTCGTCTTCCCGGTGTACTTCGGCATTCCGTCGTGGTGGGCACTCGTGCTCCTCATCGTCGGATTCCTCGTCTGCGCGGTGCTCACGCTCGCGCCGCTCGGGCGGCGCAAGCGCCTCACGGTTGCGGCCGAGGAGTCGGAGACGGGTGTCTCGTCGTTCGACGAGCTCGAGGGCGCAGTCCCCACGGCGGCCGACGCAGGTGACCGCCGGGCAGAATCCGCCGACCCTGAAACTGGAGCAGCATGA
- the atpE gene encoding ATP synthase F0 subunit C: MDATTVLAEINGNIATVGYGLAAIGPAIGVGIVVGKTIEGVARQPELAGRLQVLMWIGIAFTEALAFIGIATYFIFTN, encoded by the coding sequence GTGGACGCAACTACCGTTCTCGCTGAGATCAACGGCAACATCGCGACGGTCGGTTACGGCCTCGCGGCAATCGGCCCGGCCATCGGCGTGGGCATCGTCGTCGGCAAGACCATCGAAGGCGTCGCGCGCCAGCCCGAGCTCGCCGGCCGCCTCCAGGTGCTGATGTGGATCGGCATCGCCTTCACCGAGGCGCTCGCCTTCATCGGCATCGCCACGTACTTCATCTTCACCAACTAG
- a CDS encoding ABC transporter permease has product MTTLATARPRLGALTAESTFIGRSFIHTVRDVETMLMAVVLPTMLMLMFTWIFGNAIDPSGGYVDYVVPGIILLCAGFGASSTAISVSRDMTTGIIDRFRTMPLRSGAVLTGHVVASLARNLLATAVVIAVALLVGFRPEATPLEWLGVFGIVALWILAITYLFAAIGLAASTPEAASGFGFILLFLPYISSAFVPVETMPEWLQPIAENQPITPVTETIRSLLMGTPMGDSAWLAVAWCIGITVVSVVWGAWLFRRKAGRR; this is encoded by the coding sequence ATGACCACCCTCGCAACCGCTCGGCCACGTCTGGGCGCCCTCACCGCCGAATCGACGTTCATCGGCCGCAGCTTCATCCACACGGTGCGCGACGTCGAGACGATGCTCATGGCCGTCGTGCTGCCGACGATGCTCATGCTCATGTTCACCTGGATCTTCGGCAACGCGATCGACCCCTCGGGCGGCTACGTCGACTACGTCGTGCCCGGCATCATCCTGCTCTGCGCGGGGTTCGGGGCGTCGTCGACCGCGATCTCGGTCTCCCGCGACATGACCACCGGCATCATCGACCGCTTCCGCACGATGCCCCTCCGAAGCGGTGCGGTGCTCACCGGCCACGTCGTCGCGAGCCTCGCGCGCAACCTCCTGGCCACCGCCGTCGTCATCGCCGTGGCGCTGCTCGTCGGCTTCCGGCCCGAGGCCACGCCGCTCGAGTGGCTCGGAGTCTTCGGCATCGTCGCGCTCTGGATCCTCGCGATCACCTACCTCTTCGCGGCGATCGGGCTCGCGGCCTCCACTCCCGAGGCGGCGAGCGGATTCGGGTTCATCCTTCTCTTCCTGCCCTATATCTCGAGCGCGTTCGTGCCCGTCGAGACCATGCCCGAGTGGCTGCAGCCGATCGCCGAGAACCAGCCGATCACCCCGGTGACCGAGACGATCCGGTCGCTGCTCATGGGCACGCCGATGGGCGACTCCGCCTGGCTGGCGGTCGCGTGGTGCATCGGGATCACCGTGGTGTCGGTCGTCTGGGGAGCGTGGTTGTTCCGCCGCAAGGCGGGGCGCCGCTGA